In a genomic window of Penaeus chinensis breed Huanghai No. 1 chromosome 30, ASM1920278v2, whole genome shotgun sequence:
- the LOC125041274 gene encoding E3 ubiquitin-protein ligase RNF12-B-like — MTRREGVDFKVAFCSLYGRPHTPGHHTLPRNTMKSICLLPFVLAAFARASVIPSTHYGAPAVAPTAVAYSNVNLNVPAPVPAGEAPAPELLVQRTPVQALGRPVISYTPQVTEVRPELKIIEKTYDVAVPKPVYETKEVTPIQHRYVPEPYAVPQPYAVPQPYAVPQPYAVPVPVHEQVHVQHHVAAAPVTYGAAPVTYGAAHGAVIGAAPLTHGIAAVSHYAKDY, encoded by the exons ATGACCAGA AGAGAGGGCGTGGACTTCAAGGTCGCCTTTTGCTCCTTATATGGCCGCCCACACACTCCTGGACATCACACACTCCCCCGCAACACCATGAAGTCCATC TGCCTGCTGCCTTTCGTGCTCGCCGCCTTCGCGAGGGCGAGCGTCATCCCATCGACACACTATGGTGCTCCCGCTGTGGCGCCCACCGCCGTGGCCTACTCCAACGTGAACCTGAACGTGCCCGCGCCCGTGCCCGCCGGCGAGGCCCCCGCCCCCGAGCTCCTGGTCCAGCGCACGCCCGTCCAGGCCCTCGGCCGCCCCGTCATATCCTACACTCCTCAGGTCACCGAGGTTCGCCCCGAACTCAAGATCATCGAGAAGACCTACGACGTGGCCGTGCCCAAGCCCGTCTACGAGACCAAGGAAGTCACCCCCATCCAGCACAGGTACGTGCCTGAGCCCTACGCCGTGCCCCAGCCTTATGCCGTGCCCCAGCCCTACGCCGTGCCTCAGCCCTACGCCGTGCCCGTGCCCGTGCACGAGCAGGTCCACGTACAGCACCACGTTGCCGCTGCCCCCGTCACCTACGGCGCTGCCCCCGTCACCTACGGCGCTGCCCATGGTGCTGTCATCGGCGCTGCCCCTCTTACCCACGGCATCGCTGCCGTGTCCCACTACGCCAAGGATTATTAG
- the LOC125041536 gene encoding E3 ubiquitin-protein ligase RNF12-B-like, translating to MKSICLLPFVLASVMGGTTFLGTPYAVAPAVAPAAVAYSNVNLNVPAPVPAGEAPAPELLVQRTPVQALGRPVISYTPQVTEVRPELKIIEKTYDVAVPKPVYETKEVTPIQHRYVPEPYAVPQPYAVPQPYAVPQPYAVPVPVHEQVHVQHHVAAAPVTYGAAHGVVAHGAVVGASPVTYGAAHGVLAHGAVVGAGPFTYGATHGAVIGSPLTYGATHAVVVKKD from the exons ATGAAGTCCATT TGCCTGCTGCCTTTCGTGCTCGCCTCCGTCATGGGGGGCACCACCTTCCTAGGGACACCTTATGCCGTTGCTCCCGCCGTAGCCCCCGCCGCCGTGGCCTACTCCAACGTGAACCTGAACGTGCCCGCGCCCGTGCCCGCCGGCGAGGCCCCCGCCCCCGAGCTCCTGGTCCAGCGCACGCCCGTCCAGGCCCTCGGCCGCCCCGTCATCTCCTACACTCCTCAGGTCACCGAGGTTCGCCCCGAACTCAAGATCATCGAGAAGACCTACGACGTGGCCGTGCCCAAGCCCGTCTACGAGACCAAGGAAGTCACCCCCATCCAGCACAGGTACGTGCCTGAGCCCTACGCCGTGCCCCAGCCTTATGCCGTGCCCCAGCCCTACGCCGTGCCTCAGCCCTACGCCGTGCCCGTGCCCGTGCACGAGCAGGTCCACGTACAGCACCACGTTGCCGCCGCCCCCGTCACCTACGGCGCTGCCCACGGTGTCGTTGCCCACGGTGCTGTTGTCGGCGCTTCCCCCGTCACCTACGGCGCAGCCCACGGTGTCCTTGCCCACGGTGCTGTTGTCGGCGCTGGCCCCTTCACCTACGGAGCTACCCACGGTGCTGTCATCGGCAGCCCTCTTACCTACGGCGCCACCCACGCCGTTGTGGTCAAGAAGGATTAG